In the genome of Petrotoga olearia DSM 13574, one region contains:
- the hutH gene encoding histidine ammonia-lyase, producing MKKVYIDGEHLSLEDVINVAKHYYEVAIDKSVLENIENSRKIVEKFAEEEKVIYGITTGFGELCNVFISNDKTEKLQKNLIRSHACGIGDPLDIETVRAIMLLRANSLVKGFSGIRLSTIQTLIDMINKKVHPIIPEKGSLGASGDLAPLAHMVLPMIGEGEAYYEGKRLNGKEAMKLAGIDTINLVAKEGLALINGTQVMTAIGALSIYDSIELLKTADIISSLSFEALNGVIEAFDERVHNLRPHKGQIGSANNLRKILEGSKMVSHQGVLRVQDAYSLRCIPQVHGASRDAVNYVEDIIVKEMNAATDNPLIFSKEEAISAGNFHGQPIALGMDFLAIALSEIANISERRIERLVNPKLSGLPPFLIEESGLNSGFMLVQYSAASLVSENKVLAHPASVDSIPSSANQEDHVSMGTIAARKAKNILNNVQKVLAMEMLCACQAIDLRGNKGLGKGSKIVYDIVRDKVPKINEDRAMYEVIDKCEDILKSGIIVKEVEKVIGKLF from the coding sequence TTGAAAAAGGTCTATATAGACGGTGAACACCTGAGTTTGGAAGATGTGATTAATGTAGCTAAACATTATTACGAAGTGGCTATCGATAAATCTGTCCTTGAGAACATTGAGAACTCCAGAAAAATTGTAGAAAAGTTTGCAGAAGAGGAAAAAGTCATATATGGTATAACTACTGGCTTTGGAGAACTCTGTAATGTTTTCATTTCGAACGATAAAACAGAGAAATTACAAAAGAATCTGATCAGAAGCCATGCATGCGGAATTGGGGATCCTTTGGATATAGAAACTGTTAGAGCGATTATGTTGCTTCGTGCGAATTCTTTGGTCAAAGGTTTTTCTGGAATAAGGTTATCCACCATACAAACTCTGATTGATATGATCAACAAGAAGGTTCACCCAATAATACCAGAAAAAGGATCTTTAGGAGCCAGTGGTGATCTTGCTCCTTTAGCCCATATGGTTTTACCGATGATAGGAGAAGGAGAAGCTTATTACGAGGGCAAACGGTTAAATGGAAAAGAAGCAATGAAGTTGGCTGGAATAGATACGATAAATCTTGTTGCCAAGGAAGGTCTCGCTTTGATAAATGGAACACAAGTTATGACGGCTATAGGCGCATTATCGATATACGATAGCATAGAACTTTTAAAAACAGCAGACATAATTTCATCGTTGAGTTTTGAGGCGCTGAACGGTGTCATCGAGGCTTTTGATGAGAGGGTACACAATCTAAGACCTCATAAAGGGCAGATTGGCTCAGCTAATAATTTAAGGAAAATACTAGAAGGTAGTAAAATGGTGTCTCATCAAGGGGTATTACGTGTTCAAGATGCCTATTCCCTTAGATGTATCCCGCAGGTTCACGGTGCTTCACGTGATGCGGTAAATTATGTAGAAGATATCATCGTGAAAGAGATGAATGCAGCAACCGATAATCCTTTGATATTTTCAAAAGAAGAAGCGATATCCGCAGGGAATTTTCACGGTCAACCAATCGCATTGGGCATGGACTTTTTGGCAATTGCTCTATCTGAAATTGCAAATATCTCAGAAAGACGTATAGAAAGACTCGTTAATCCTAAATTGAGCGGGTTACCTCCTTTTCTGATAGAAGAAAGTGGTTTGAATTCTGGTTTTATGCTGGTTCAATATTCAGCCGCCTCTTTGGTTTCAGAAAACAAAGTCTTAGCCCATCCTGCAAGTGTTGACTCAATTCCTTCTTCCGCAAACCAAGAAGATCACGTTTCTATGGGTACAATCGCAGCGAGAAAAGCGAAGAATATTCTAAACAACGTCCAAAAAGTATTAGCTATGGAAATGCTTTGTGCTTGCCAAGCCATAGATTTACGAGGGAATAAAGGTTTAGGAAAAGGTTCAAAGATAGTTTATGATATAGTAAGAGATAAAGTACCAAAGATAAACGAAGACAGAGCAATGTACGAAGTGATAGATAAATGTGAAGACATATTAAAATCTGGCATAATCGTTAAAGAAGTGGAAAAAGTAATTGGTAAATTATTTTAA